In Shewanella glacialimarina, the genomic stretch AATGGCTTCTTCTCCATCAGCAGCCTGATGCAATGCCATAGTACAACCATCAAGTTGTACTTTTTGCAAAATGCTGGCAATAAATAAGCGTTCACTTGGTGTATCTTCAACAAGCAAAATACTAATTTTATGGGTTGCTTCAGTTAAATTCATCTGTGACTCCAGTTTTCAGTTATGCCTGCATCATTGATTATGCAACAGCAAATAAACCACTCCGTGTTTATACCTAATTGGTATAGCAATAGTCATTCCATAATTTAATATTAATATTAAACAATGTCTTACATTTATTAGTTCTAAGTTGTGATGAATCAATTATCAAATTGCATCGTGCACATTGCAAAATGCAACAGCGTCATCCATAGTGATTATGTGGTGTAAAATCAAACGTTTTAGTGGTCAGCTAACAAAGGGAGCAATAATTTGTCTTTTAGATTAAAAACAATTTTAGGCATTGCAATTATCGAGGGCGTGTTGCTTCTTTTATTGGTTTATACCAGTGTCAGTTACCTTAAAAAATCAAATCAAACTGAAGTTGAAAAGCGTGCTCAACTGACGGTGAGTTTGTTTTCTGTTGTCGCTAAGGATGCATTAGTTGACGTTAATAAACCTAAGTTAACCCTTCTTGTAACAGAACTGAGCCAGCAGCAAGAGATTGCCTATGTTTATATTTATAAAGGTGATGACTTAATCGTTGCTATGCATAAAGAGGATGACACTGCTGTTTGGGGAGGGAATGAGCTTACGTCGTCAAATAAAAATGATCATATTTTTAATATTGAAATGCCAATAATTAATCAAAAGAGTGATGTTGGTTCAGTTAAAATTGGCTTTGACCGTTCTGGTTTTGATGCATTACTGCTTCAAGCCTCTACGCGCTTCTTTTCTATTGCTGCACTTGAAATGCTGCTGGTGGCTTTATTTTCCTGGTTGTTAGGCACCTATTTAACCCGCAATTTATCTCTATTGCAAAATGCATCTAAGTTAATATTAGACGGCCAAACAGGCGTTCAAATTCCTGTGTCGGGTCAAGATGAAATTGCACAAACAACCATAGCCTTTAATCTGATGGTACGTAATGTCGATGCCAGAACACATGCATTAACAGGGGCGAATATTCGCCTGAATACCATTCTAGAGTCTGCCGCTGATGGGTTTATTGTCATAAGTCCTGATGGCGTTATTAGTGAGGCAAATAAGTCTGTTACAAATCTTTTCGGTTACACTAAAGAAGAGTTAGTGGGTCAAAATGTAGCTAAATTGATGCCCATGAATGAGCGTCCTATGCGCGATGGCTATATGAAACGTTATTTAGAAGGGGAGAGTGCGAAAATTATCGGTGTAGGACAGGAGTTAAAGGTCGAGCATAAAGATGGCCGACAGTTTCCAGTTGAATTATCTATTTCAAAAATGATTATTGATGAGGAAGTTTTATATTTAGGTTTCCTTAAAAACCTTACCGAAATTAAGCTCAATCAAGAAGCTGCTGCTCGAACTCAGTCGATATTATTAGCGACCTTAGAAGCTAGTCAAGATGCATTAATCACCATAGATATTACTGGTAGTATTGTGGAGTTTAATACCGCAGCGGTTAAATTATTTGGCTTTAGCCGTGATGAAGTTATCGGTAAGCATTTAGAAGAACTTATTATCCCTAAGGCTTTCCAACAAGCGCATAAAAAAGGCATGGAGCATTTTCGCCAAACTGGGCAGGGCGCTGTTTTGCATCAACGTGTTGAGGTTCCAGCTCATAATAAAGCAGGGGAAGAGTTTCCAATTGAGCTTAGGGTGATTCCTATTCAATTAGGTGACGATACTTTGTTTACAGCATTTTTGCGTGATATTTCTGAGCAAAAATCCAAAGAAGAAGAATTACGTCTTGCTAAAGAACAAGCCGAAGCGGGCAGTAAAGCAAAATCGCGTTTTCTGGCAACTATGAGTCATGAGATCCGATCGCCACTGAACGCGGTACTGGGTAGTGTAGAGCTACTGCTACATTCAACTCTGTTAAAAGAACAGCGTGTATATGCCACTATGGCCAAAGAAGCGGGTGATGCTTTACTCAATACCATCAATGATATTTTGGATTTCTCTAAAATTGAAGCGGGTCAAATGGTGTTGGAGTCCCATGAGTTTGAACCAGATAAATTAGTGGCTCAGGTATTACAGATTTTAGAAAGTAAAGCACTTGATAAAGGGGTGCATCTAGCCAGCTTTATTAACCGTAATGTACCGCAGCTACTGGTTGGTGATCCGCAGCGACTTCGACAAGTTATCCATAATTTAGTTGATAATGCGATTAAGTTTTCTAATTCTGGCTGCATTACGGTAGAAATGTGGATACCCGATAGCCACAAAGAACGAGTTGAATTATGTTGTGCGATAACGGATCAAGGTATTGGCATCAGTGAGGAAGCGCAGGATAAATTATTTGCTGAATTTTCTCAGGTACATGACACCCATACAACTAACTATAATGGTACTGGGTTAGGCTTGGCCATTAGTGCCGAGTTAGTGCGCATGATGGACGGTACTATATCGGTTGAAAGTGAATTGGGTACAGGCAGTCGATTCAATGTCATGGTGACCCTCAATGAAAGCTCTGAAACATCGAGTCATTATGTTCGTTTACCAGAGCATGCTAGGGTATTAATTATCCATCCCAATGAACAGCTGTGTAAATTAGTTAAGAAGCAATATGTGCAATATGGCGTTGAAACTACCTATATTCATGATGTTGCTGAAGTTTATAAACACGCTGAGATCCGTGGACGATTCGATCTGATTTTAATAGATGATTCTTGCATGATGACGGTTGATGCTAAGTTGCTGAAAGTATTGAACCAAGAATTTTTACTACCCCAGGGGATTTTGGCAGCGCTCAGCACAGGTGTAAATGCTCAAATATCACAAGTGTTAAATGACATTGGCATTGAGCAAGTGGTCAATAAACCCCTTAGTCGAGCCATGTTATTGAATTTGATCAGTGGTGCAACTCAAGAGAGCAATATTGAAATTGAATCACAGGACATTACTGTCTTTCCTACTAATAGTAAAATTTTATTAGCCGAAGATAGTCCTGCAAATCAGATGGTCGCGGGCACAATGTTAACTAAGCAAGGTGCTGAATTAGCCTATGCCAATAATGGTATAGAAGCAGTTGAAATGGCTCTAGCGGATGATTATGACATTATTTTGATGGATATTCGTATGCCTGAAATGGATGGCTTAGAAGCCACCAATAAAATTTTGCAGCATAAACCACAACAAATTATTTTAGCGATGACAGCAAATGTGTTTAAAGAAGAATTAGCAGCTTGTACTCAAGCTGGAATGCTTGATTTCATTGGTAAACCAGTTAACAGCAAAGTGCTAATTCAAACGGTGGCGCAGTGGTTAAATAATGCAAAGCTACGGCACAATACTGTTAACCCATTACCCAAAATAACCCAAACATTAGACTTACAACTCGCGCCCGATATGGAAGTAAAAAGTCATCCTAATATTGACCTTCAAATTCCATTGCAGAAGCCAATAAAGGTAGCGCTTTTGGATCATTCTCAAACGCCGATAATCGATATCAATGTGATAAACAGCTTAATTGAGGTGATTGGTGAACCCAGTTTGAAAAAAATGTTGGACGTTTTGTGTCAAGAAACCCAAATGCGTATCGACATATTAAATAACATCGACGCAAATGATGATTTTAGTAAGATTGAAGATGAAGCTCATACTTTAAAGAGCAGCTCGGGTAGTTTTGGTGTCACAAGATTATATGAAGTGGCCAAAGTATTAGAAGCCGCTGCAAGGCTTAAACAGCAGCCAATTAATCCACTAATTGAACAAACTATTAACATTGCAGAGCAAAGTATTGCAGCGATTAAACAAACTTATGTATTGAATAAAAAAGAATAAACTCTAATACTTCAAAGGAATATTATGGGATTTCGAGTCATTTTAGTTGAAGATAGTATGTCGCTAGGTGCGTTATATACTGAATACTTGTGCAGCGAAGGTGCTGACGTCACATTGGTGCAATATGGTGCCGATGCGATAAAAGAAATTGACCGTCAACCACCTGATTTGCTTATCTTAGATATCAAACTGCCAGACATGTCAGGTATGGATATACTTCTGCAAGTTCAACAAAGTCATCCAGAGATGACAGTCATTATGATAACAGCCCATGGAACGATTGATATTGCCGTTGATGCTATGCGCTCTGGTGCGTTTGATTTTCTGGTTAAGCCATTTGACAGTAAGCGCTTAGCAATTACGGTTCGCAATGCAATGAAGCAACGTCAGCTTGTCAAACTAGTCTCTCAGTATGAGAACAGTTTACCCAAGGCTAACTACCAAGGGTTTATTGGCGAGTCACTGGCAATGCAAACCGTTTATAAAACCATTGATTGTGTGGCCAACAGTAAAGCATCGGTATTTATATTCGGCGAAAGCGGCACAGGTAAAGAAGTTTGCGCACAAGCGATTCATAATGCAGGCAATCGTAAAAATAAGGCATTTATTGCGTTAAACTGTGCCTCAATTCCAAAAGATTTAATTGAAAGCCAAATCTTCGGTCATACCAAAGGGGCGTTTACTGGTGCCATTAGTCAGCGTGATGGTGCCGCAACCCAGGCCGATGGCGGAACATTATTTTTAGATGAAATTTGTGAAATGGATTTAGAGTTGCAAAGTAAACTATTGCGCTTTATTCAAACCGGAGTATTTCGCCGTGTGGGTGGCTCTAAAGATGAAAAGGTGGATGTGAGGTTTGTCAGTGCAACCAATAAAGATCCTTGGCAGCAGGTGCAAGATGGCTTGTTCAGAGAAGATTTATATTATCGTTTGCATGTTATCCCTATTGAGTTGCCGCCGTTAAATCAACGCGGTAAAGATGTTATGTTAATCGCCAATAAACTGCTTGGACAATACGCTAAAGAAGAGGGCAAACCGTTTAAAGGTTTTGACCACATGGTGCAAAAAGTGTTGAGTGAATATCACTGGCGTGGCAATGTCAGGCAGCTTCAAAATGTGATCCGTCAAATTGTGGTGCTCAATGATGCTGTTGAAGTGGATATCACCATGTTGCCAGCACGTATTGTTAATGGTGAAAAAACTCAAGTAGCAGCGTTAATAGCCCCTAACATTAAGGTGATGGAGCAAGTTAGCTCATCCTCGATTGCAGCACATGACACTGCAGCGGTTATTCAAAATGAAACGGATATCACAACAGTGCAGGTTATTGAGCCATTGTGGAAAACTGAAAAGCGCACCATAGAAAGTGCTATTAACTTATGTGAAGGTAATATCCCTAAAGCGGCTGCAATGTTAGATATCAGTCCATCGACTATTTATCGTAAAAAACAATCCTGGGATGAAATGGAGCAGGTATAACTAAGCTAAACTAGTAGTGTTATTATTTTCTGTAATAAAAATGCCTGCAATCAAGCAGGCATTTTTCATGCAAGCTTTTCTAACCTGCTTAGCTGTGGTACTGCTCACAAGCATATAGCGTATTTTCAAGCAAACTAGCAATGGTCATAGGGCCAACGCCACCAGGAACTGGGGTAATAAAGGCTGCATTTTGTGCGGCTATATCATATTGTACATCACCGACTAAACTACCATTGTCTAAACGGTTAATGCCAACATCAATCACGATTGCACCAGGCTTAATCCATTCTCCTGGTATAAAGCCTGGTTTACCTACTGCAACAACCACAAGGTCGGCTTGACGCACTTTTTGTTCTAGATTTTTTGTAAAACGATGGCATGTTGTCGTGGTGCAACCAGCCAGTAATAACTCCAATGTCATCGGTCTACCGACAATGTTAGATGCGCCAACAACGGTGGCATCTAAGCCATAGGTATCAATACCGGTTGATTTTATCAGGGTCATTATTCCCATCGGCGTACAAGAACGCAGCACAGGAATGCGTTGCGCTAAGCGACCCACGTTGTAAGGGTGAAAACCATCTACATCTTTGTCAGGACGAATGTGCTCAATGACTTTAGAGTCGTCAATATGCGCAGGTAAAGGTAATTGCACTAAAATACCGTCAATTGCAGGATCTGCATTACATTTATCGATTAATGCGAGTAAGTCTGCTTCTGATGTGGATACATCAAGATCAAAGGATTGTGATTCAAAACCGACTTCTTCGCAGGCCTTACGCTTGCTGCCTACATAAACTTGTGACGCGGCATCACTGCCGACTAAAATTACCGCCAGACCTGGTGCACGAAGTCCTGCGTCTTTTCGAGCGGTGACTTTTTGTTTAAGAGTGGTGCGTATAGATTGTGCAATGGCTTTACCGTCAATAAGTTGAGCAGTCATGGCTGTAGAGTTTCCTTTGAGAGACACAGGTATAGATTGATGTTTAACGGAGGCTATTCTAACAGGCGTATGAAAGTGTGTCATTTGCTAGACTAGGAAAATACAGTGAATAAACTATTCGCACTATGATGCTAATCACTTTTTTGCTGTTTAAAGCACCATATAGATTAATCTATTAAAAAAATCGTTGACGCTAGCAAAGTGACTCGTTAATATGCGCTCCGTTCTTGAGACTATATAGCATTATATATTCTCAAATAACGTTTCGGTGATTAGCGCAGCCCGGTAGCGCATCTCGTTTGGGACGAGAGGGTCAGAGGTTCGAATCCTCTATCACCGACCAAATTTAAATGATTTGTGTGAAATAATCTTAAACGGTTAAATAAGCAGGGATCATAGGTTCGAATCCTCGCTTTTTTACAACAGCGTGGTCGACCAAATTTCATTATTTGCTTAAATAATATTTATGCGGATAATATAACAAGCAAGATAGCTTGTTAAGCCAGACAGGAAACAGTGAAAACTGTACCATGCGCCCGTAGCTCAGTTGGATAGAGCACCCGCCTTCTAAGCGGGTGGTCGCAGGTTCGAATCCTGCCGGGTGTACCATTTCAGTGGTGATTGTAGCTCAGTTGGTAGAGTCCCGGATTGTGATTCCGGTTGTCGTGGGTTCGAACCCCATCAGTCACCCCATTATTCTCAAATTAGTATTTAAAGATAAATATTAATCTGATGAACGAATCGAACGTAATTTGTTCGATTATATCAAAAGCGACCTTAGGTCGCTTTTTTTATGTCTTAAAAGCCACTATTGATGCTCGACTAAGCAAAAAACGCTAGCTATAATGTCGCGTCTTGATAAATATCAATTATGAGCTACTAGTGCCAACAGCGTTTTCAGCATTTATAAATAGCTGTGCTGGGTCTTCTAGTCAAAACCATGGTCAAGAAACGAATACTGAGTAGTTGAAATATCGACTGCTACAAAGGACGTTAGACATATTTCGAGGTAAAACAATGCAAGTTTCTGTTGAAACAACTCAAGGCCTAGAGCGTCGCCTAACCATTTCTGTTCCTGCTGGACAAATTGAGAAAGTGGTAAAAGACAATTTATTACGTGAAGCTAAACGTGCTCGTATCCCAGGCTTTCGCCCAGGTAAAGTGCCAGCTTCTGTTATTGAAAAGCGTTATGGT encodes the following:
- a CDS encoding sigma-54-dependent transcriptional regulator is translated as MGFRVILVEDSMSLGALYTEYLCSEGADVTLVQYGADAIKEIDRQPPDLLILDIKLPDMSGMDILLQVQQSHPEMTVIMITAHGTIDIAVDAMRSGAFDFLVKPFDSKRLAITVRNAMKQRQLVKLVSQYENSLPKANYQGFIGESLAMQTVYKTIDCVANSKASVFIFGESGTGKEVCAQAIHNAGNRKNKAFIALNCASIPKDLIESQIFGHTKGAFTGAISQRDGAATQADGGTLFLDEICEMDLELQSKLLRFIQTGVFRRVGGSKDEKVDVRFVSATNKDPWQQVQDGLFREDLYYRLHVIPIELPPLNQRGKDVMLIANKLLGQYAKEEGKPFKGFDHMVQKVLSEYHWRGNVRQLQNVIRQIVVLNDAVEVDITMLPARIVNGEKTQVAALIAPNIKVMEQVSSSSIAAHDTAAVIQNETDITTVQVIEPLWKTEKRTIESAINLCEGNIPKAAAMLDISPSTIYRKKQSWDEMEQV
- the folD gene encoding bifunctional methylenetetrahydrofolate dehydrogenase/methenyltetrahydrofolate cyclohydrolase FolD — encoded protein: MTAQLIDGKAIAQSIRTTLKQKVTARKDAGLRAPGLAVILVGSDAASQVYVGSKRKACEEVGFESQSFDLDVSTSEADLLALIDKCNADPAIDGILVQLPLPAHIDDSKVIEHIRPDKDVDGFHPYNVGRLAQRIPVLRSCTPMGIMTLIKSTGIDTYGLDATVVGASNIVGRPMTLELLLAGCTTTTCHRFTKNLEQKVRQADLVVVAVGKPGFIPGEWIKPGAIVIDVGINRLDNGSLVGDVQYDIAAQNAAFITPVPGGVGPMTIASLLENTLYACEQYHS
- a CDS encoding PAS domain S-box protein, with the translated sequence MSFRLKTILGIAIIEGVLLLLLVYTSVSYLKKSNQTEVEKRAQLTVSLFSVVAKDALVDVNKPKLTLLVTELSQQQEIAYVYIYKGDDLIVAMHKEDDTAVWGGNELTSSNKNDHIFNIEMPIINQKSDVGSVKIGFDRSGFDALLLQASTRFFSIAALEMLLVALFSWLLGTYLTRNLSLLQNASKLILDGQTGVQIPVSGQDEIAQTTIAFNLMVRNVDARTHALTGANIRLNTILESAADGFIVISPDGVISEANKSVTNLFGYTKEELVGQNVAKLMPMNERPMRDGYMKRYLEGESAKIIGVGQELKVEHKDGRQFPVELSISKMIIDEEVLYLGFLKNLTEIKLNQEAAARTQSILLATLEASQDALITIDITGSIVEFNTAAVKLFGFSRDEVIGKHLEELIIPKAFQQAHKKGMEHFRQTGQGAVLHQRVEVPAHNKAGEEFPIELRVIPIQLGDDTLFTAFLRDISEQKSKEEELRLAKEQAEAGSKAKSRFLATMSHEIRSPLNAVLGSVELLLHSTLLKEQRVYATMAKEAGDALLNTINDILDFSKIEAGQMVLESHEFEPDKLVAQVLQILESKALDKGVHLASFINRNVPQLLVGDPQRLRQVIHNLVDNAIKFSNSGCITVEMWIPDSHKERVELCCAITDQGIGISEEAQDKLFAEFSQVHDTHTTNYNGTGLGLAISAELVRMMDGTISVESELGTGSRFNVMVTLNESSETSSHYVRLPEHARVLIIHPNEQLCKLVKKQYVQYGVETTYIHDVAEVYKHAEIRGRFDLILIDDSCMMTVDAKLLKVLNQEFLLPQGILAALSTGVNAQISQVLNDIGIEQVVNKPLSRAMLLNLISGATQESNIEIESQDITVFPTNSKILLAEDSPANQMVAGTMLTKQGAELAYANNGIEAVEMALADDYDIILMDIRMPEMDGLEATNKILQHKPQQIILAMTANVFKEELAACTQAGMLDFIGKPVNSKVLIQTVAQWLNNAKLRHNTVNPLPKITQTLDLQLAPDMEVKSHPNIDLQIPLQKPIKVALLDHSQTPIIDINVINSLIEVIGEPSLKKMLDVLCQETQMRIDILNNIDANDDFSKIEDEAHTLKSSSGSFGVTRLYEVAKVLEAAARLKQQPINPLIEQTINIAEQSIAAIKQTYVLNKKE